From the Saccharomonospora marina XMU15 genome, the window CCAATTCGGAAAGCCGTTCGCCGGCCGCGGGGATGACATCGATCACCACGCCCGGAATCTCGAGCTGAGCCTGGTCGACCTCGGCCTTGCTCGGTACCCGCCGCACGACGCCGTCGCGGAACCGACGGTAGTACCACTTCGCGGCGAGCTCGTACGGCCCGGTCCTGCTCGGTAGGTCGGGGTTCTCACCCAGTCCCAAGCTGATCATCAGATGGTGGTTGGGAACGCCGTCGACATACTCGAACAGTTCGGCATGTGACTGTGAGTGTCTGGGATTGATCTCCAGCACGTTGACTTCGCCGGTTTCGGTGTCACAGAAGAACTCGACGCTGAAGGTGGAGTTGTCCAGTCCGATCTGGCCGATGATCCGGGCCGAGATGTCCTCCATGCGCCGTACCATCGGAGCGGGTAGTTGACAGGGATACTGGTGGCGCAGGAACGACGAGGGGTGTTCGGGGTAGTTCAGCGAGTCGAGTGTGCCGTACACCGTGACCTCACCGCCGTGCACGTAGCCCTCGGTCGCCGCCTGCGCTCCCGACATGGCCTCCTCGGCGAGGCACGCCCTGCCACCGGCCGCCGCGACCTCCGCAGGGAGGTCGAGTTGTTCGAGGAAGTATTCGAACGGCTTGCCGACCCGGTCTATTCCGGCCCGGATTCGTTTCACGGACTCGGTGAACTCGGCATCGTCGTCCACACGGTAGGCCAACTCCGATGAGAACGACTTCACCGGTTTCAGCCACATCGGGTAACGCAAGCCGGTGGGAGGAGCAGGGGCGTCCAGGTCAACGAGTCCGAACCTGGGGTGCTCGTCGATGACCTTTGCCTGCTCCAACCTACTCCAGTATTTGTGCTCGCATTTCACTACCGCTTCCAGTGTCGCGCTCGGCAGGCCGTAGCGATCGCACAGCAGCGGAATCATCGTGGTGACCGGGAAGTCCCAATAGCCCACAATGGCGCCGATGTCGCCTTCGAAGCTGTCCAACTCGTCCTGCGCTGCTGCAAGGAGATCGGGAACCGATATCTCACCGCGCTGCAGCTGCTCCGGGCTCAGCAGCGGATGGAACCGATAACGCACCGAACCGGGAACATCGCCGAGCGTGCGAAGATTCGCCTCGTCGAGACCCAGCACGAAAACGTCGATCTGGCTCACCGGCCCACACCTCCCACCACGCACGGCGACTGCGACACCATGCGTCCGTCGTTGTCGTCCGATCGACGTACCCACCGACCAGGTAGCCACAAACGTCACTGCAGCCCCAGTTCCCGCAATGCCGGGCGAGCAGTCACCTATCGAGCAGCCGCGCTCACCCTGTGCGTTCCCACACGCGCGACGCCCGTTACCGCATGATTCAGCACGTGGGGGATTCGTGTTGAGACAGCAGGCTTTGGGTATGTCGCCGTTATGGCAACCATTGAGAGTAATGCGACGTTCAAGCCTGGCCAGCAGACGCCGGTGAGCGGTTTCTACGAATGCGACACGGGATGCGGCCACAGGTGGAGCACCAACGTCGCCGGCAATGTGCTGCCGCCGCTACCCGCCGACTGCGCGGGCTCGGCATGGAAACTGGCCCGACAACGGCCGCAGTGATCACATGGCGTACGAGCAGTGACCCCGGGCGGACGTTGAGCGACCCTTCGCCACCACCGCCACCGACTGCGAAGGGTTGATGTCGACCGCGCCCGTGGGCACCTTCTCGCGCAGGGGCGCCAACCTTTGTCCGACCCCGTTTCCCCACATGGCTCCTCGTGACCGCTGCCCGACGTGGTTCGGTCACGCCGATCCACCGTATCCATCGTGGGTCTGCGTTGCGACCCGACAGTGGACTATGTGGATGGTGGGGATAGGCAAGACGGAAGCGTTGGCCTTCTACGGTTTGCGGAAGTCGCGTCATTGGCAACCTCGGGCCGGCTGGAACAGCTCGTAGGCGATCTGGTAGCCGGCCAGGGACGGGACGAAGAAACCGGGGAGAGCAGTGTGCGTCCGCGACCGCGAGACCGGCGACCAGGCCCTCGCCGGTCTCCACTCCCGCCAACGCAGGCACAACCTGCACCAAGGTGGAGCTGCGGCGCCGGCGCAGGGCTCACCTCAAGACGGCGAGCGGTCGGTCGTGTTCGGTGTGGAGCCGCCACAGTTCTTGGGCCACCGCGTCCGGTTCGTGCCGTGCTCCTGGGCCGATGGGCCCGACGATCGTGAGTTGCGCGGCGTGCACGCCTTGATCTGCGAGCGCGTCGTGCAGCATGCGCACGTAGGAAGACTCGGCCGCATAGGCCATTGCTGACACCGCGCGGTCGCGGTGTGGCTCGACGGCGGCACCGCCGGTGGTGAACAGCAGGGTGCCGCGTCCTCGCCGGCACATGTCCGGCAGCACCGCGTGGACAGCAGCCACGGCGGCGACGACGCTGAGTCGAAGCGCACTCGCGACGTCCGACGGCCCGGTGTCGAGTACCGGCTTGATCCACGCAAGGCTCGGTCGTGGACTGAACAGCACTGCCTCGATCGGACCTAGCCGTTCGCGTAGCACGCCGACTGCCGCCGAGAGTGCCTCGGCGTCGGTGACGTCCGCGGTTTCGGTTGCGGTCGCTACACCCTTGCAGTCCAGGTCGGCGGCCACCGTCGCCAGACGATCGGCGTTGCGCGCGATCAGCCCGACCGGATGTCCCTCACGGCCGAACCGGCGGGCCGCCGCGCTGCCCAGACCCGGCCCGGCGCCGATCACGATGAACGAGCCCGCGTCGCTCATGCCTGCTCCAGATCGACGGTCTTGGTCAGCGCCTCGTCGGCGTCGATCTCGCGTCGCATCCGGTCCACGCGGGCGCGTGCTCCGGCGAGTGCGTCGGAGCCGAGCAGCAGCCGCAAGGGTGGCCGGGCCCTGTCCACGACGGTGGCTATCGCCGCCGCGGCTCGTGCAGGGTCGCCGGGCTGGCGTCCGGACACGGCCGGTGTGGCATCACGGCGCTTGCCCGCCGTCTGCTCGTAGTCGTCCAAGCGCGTGGGCGACTGCCGCATCGACCGTCCTGCCCACTGGGTGCGCAGGCCGCCCGGCTCCACGATCGTCACCGCGACGCCCAGCGGCGCGAGTTCCGCCGCCAGCGACTCCGACAGACCCTCCAGCGCGAACTTCGTGGCGTGGTAGTAGCCGGTTCCGGCGAAAGCCGCGAGGCCACCGAAGGAGGAGACGTTGACCACCCGTCCCGAGCGGCGGGCCCGCATGCCGGGCAGCACTGCTTTGAGGACAGTGACCACGCCGTGCACGTTGGTCTCGTACAGGGAGCGGACCGCGGCGTCCTCGCCCTCTTCGATGGCGGCGAGGTAGCCGTATCCGGCGTTGTTGACCAGGACGTCGACGCGTCCGAACGTCTCTTCGCAAGATTGGACGGCGGCGGTGACCGATACCGGGTCGGTGACGTCCAGCCGCAGGGCCAGCGCGCGGTCGCCGTACCTGCGGGCGAGGCCTGCCACGGCCGTGCTGTCGCGGGCGGTGACAGCGACCCGGTCACCGCGCTCGAGGGCGTGCTCAGCCAGAGCGCGGCCCAGACCGCTGGAACATCCGGTGATCAGCCACACCGTCGATTCGTGGGTGTCGTTCGACATACCTCCATGGGACAGGTGGGCTCGCGAGCGTGCCAGGCCCCGCTGAAGGTGGCTCCCGCAGGGACAGGCTGGCGCCTGGCCACGACTGCCAGAAGCGGTAACCTTGTTCCGGATGGCACGCGACCGCAACGAGCTCGGCTCCTTCCTGCGCAGCCGGCGGGAGAAGGTCGACGCCGCCTCCGCCGGCGTCGTTCACACGACCCGACGGCGAGTCAAAGGTCTGCGCCGCGAGGAATTGGCGCTGCTCGCCGGGCTCAGCCCGTCCTACTACACCCGGATCGAGCAGGGCCGCGACCGGCATCCGTCCCGTGAGATCCTCGACGCCCTGGCCCGCGTGCTGCTTCTGAACGACACCGAGCGCGCCCATCTGTGGTCCCTCGCGATGCCGTCGCTGGCGCCTGCCACCCCCCATGCTGCTTCCGCGCACACCGTGCGGCCGGGAGTTCTGCACCTGCTGGAGCGGTGGGCCGACATGCCCGCGTTCGTCGTCGGCCCC encodes:
- a CDS encoding ATP-grasp domain-containing protein, translated to MSQIDVFVLGLDEANLRTLGDVPGSVRYRFHPLLSPEQLQRGEISVPDLLAAAQDELDSFEGDIGAIVGYWDFPVTTMIPLLCDRYGLPSATLEAVVKCEHKYWSRLEQAKVIDEHPRFGLVDLDAPAPPTGLRYPMWLKPVKSFSSELAYRVDDDAEFTESVKRIRAGIDRVGKPFEYFLEQLDLPAEVAAAGGRACLAEEAMSGAQAATEGYVHGGEVTVYGTLDSLNYPEHPSSFLRHQYPCQLPAPMVRRMEDISARIIGQIGLDNSTFSVEFFCDTETGEVNVLEINPRHSQSHAELFEYVDGVPNHHLMISLGLGENPDLPSRTGPYELAAKWYYRRFRDGVVRRVPSKAEVDQAQLEIPGVVIDVIPAAGERLSELDGQDSYSYELAHIYVGADSEAELQRKYEQAVRLLPFEFDDDDEFDDDEEEAGR
- a CDS encoding oxidoreductase, with the translated sequence MSNDTHESTVWLITGCSSGLGRALAEHALERGDRVAVTARDSTAVAGLARRYGDRALALRLDVTDPVSVTAAVQSCEETFGRVDVLVNNAGYGYLAAIEEGEDAAVRSLYETNVHGVVTVLKAVLPGMRARRSGRVVNVSSFGGLAAFAGTGYYHATKFALEGLSESLAAELAPLGVAVTIVEPGGLRTQWAGRSMRQSPTRLDDYEQTAGKRRDATPAVSGRQPGDPARAAAAIATVVDRARPPLRLLLGSDALAGARARVDRMRREIDADEALTKTVDLEQA
- a CDS encoding SDR family NAD(P)-dependent oxidoreductase, which produces MSDAGSFIVIGAGPGLGSAAARRFGREGHPVGLIARNADRLATVAADLDCKGVATATETADVTDAEALSAAVGVLRERLGPIEAVLFSPRPSLAWIKPVLDTGPSDVASALRLSVVAAVAAVHAVLPDMCRRGRGTLLFTTGGAAVEPHRDRAVSAMAYAAESSYVRMLHDALADQGVHAAQLTIVGPIGPGARHEPDAVAQELWRLHTEHDRPLAVLR